Proteins encoded by one window of Streptomyces sp. ALI-76-A:
- a CDS encoding SDR family oxidoreductase, producing the protein MDLGLKDRVYVVTGATRGLGNATARELVADGAKVVVTGREEESAAGAATALGPNAVGVAADNADPEAAARLIATAREHFGRFDGVLISVGGPAPGFVADTTDEQWQTAFESVFLGAVRLARAAAAELAPGGVIGFVLSGSVHEPIPGLTISNGLRPGLAGFAKSLADELGPRGIRVVGLLPGRIDTDRVRQLDALSADPEATRAANESRIPLRRYGRPEEFGRTAAFLLSPAASFLTGVMLSVDGGMRHGF; encoded by the coding sequence ATGGATCTTGGACTGAAGGACCGGGTGTACGTCGTCACCGGGGCCACGCGCGGCCTCGGCAACGCCACCGCGCGCGAGCTCGTCGCGGACGGCGCGAAGGTGGTCGTCACGGGGCGGGAGGAGGAGAGCGCCGCCGGGGCGGCCACCGCGCTGGGGCCGAACGCGGTCGGGGTCGCCGCGGACAACGCCGACCCGGAGGCGGCGGCACGGCTGATCGCGACCGCGCGCGAGCACTTCGGCCGCTTCGACGGCGTGCTGATCAGCGTCGGGGGGCCGGCGCCGGGGTTCGTCGCCGACACCACGGACGAGCAGTGGCAGACGGCGTTCGAGTCGGTGTTCCTGGGCGCGGTCCGGCTCGCGCGGGCGGCCGCGGCGGAGCTGGCGCCGGGGGGCGTCATCGGGTTCGTGCTGTCCGGGTCGGTGCACGAGCCCATCCCGGGGCTGACGATCTCCAACGGGCTGCGGCCGGGGCTCGCCGGGTTCGCCAAGTCGCTGGCCGACGAGCTGGGCCCGCGGGGGATCCGGGTGGTGGGCCTGCTGCCGGGACGCATCGACACGGACCGTGTACGCCAGCTGGACGCGCTGTCCGCGGACCCGGAGGCCACCCGGGCCGCGAACGAGTCCCGCATCCCGTTGCGGCGGTACGGCAGGCCGGAGGAGTTCGGGCGGACGGCCGCTTTCCTGCTGTCCCCGGCCGCGTCCTTCCTGACCGGGGTCATGCTGTCGGTCGACGGAGGCATGCGGCACGGATTCTGA
- the amaP gene encoding alkaline shock response membrane anchor protein AmaP, protein MRTVPRTLNRVLLAVIGLVLVLLGGSVLAVGLGAPAPSWWIHDGRRDVLLGDAERTRWRDAGWWWPVVLAALAILVLLALWWLTAVLRRHHLTEVLVDTGDGQGALLRGRALEGVLAGQAGELDGVAHAQAHLKGRPTAPETRVRLQLEPHVDPGTVLHDLTTGALAHARDSAGLAALPAEVRLTGVKHRAERVS, encoded by the coding sequence ATGAGGACGGTGCCCAGGACTCTCAACCGCGTACTGCTCGCCGTGATCGGCCTCGTCCTGGTGCTTCTCGGCGGCTCGGTGCTCGCCGTGGGGCTGGGCGCCCCGGCGCCCTCCTGGTGGATCCACGACGGCCGGCGCGACGTGCTGCTCGGCGACGCCGAGCGCACGCGCTGGCGGGACGCCGGCTGGTGGTGGCCGGTCGTCCTCGCCGCACTCGCCATCCTGGTCCTGCTGGCCCTGTGGTGGCTGACCGCGGTCCTGCGCCGGCACCACCTGACCGAGGTGCTCGTCGACACCGGCGACGGCCAGGGCGCGCTGCTGCGGGGCCGCGCCCTGGAGGGCGTCCTGGCGGGCCAGGCGGGCGAGCTGGACGGCGTGGCCCATGCCCAGGCCCACCTCAAGGGCCGCCCGACCGCCCCCGAGACCCGCGTACGCCTCCAGCTGGAACCCCACGTGGACCCGGGCACCGTCCTGCACGACCTCACCACGGGGGCCCTGGCCCACGCCCGCGACTCCGCGGGCCTCGCCGCGCTCCCGGCGGAGGTCCGCCTGACCGGGGTCAAGCACCGCGCGGAACGGGTCAGTTGA
- a CDS encoding DUF6286 domain-containing protein produces the protein MSEPHGSEGTTRRLPVMEKPADTGGQYEAPPVLDDEPGEPGASGRFWSARRVPAGIVALLLLVVAGAFLYDVAAVRANRDALSWRRELARQLAERPLDDIWVLVGAGVAAALGLWLIVLAVTPGLRAVLPMRRPRPDVRAGLHRAAAATVLRDRAMEIAGVQSVRVRVGRARADVRAVSHFRELDDVRADLDATLAHAVGGLGLDRPLALAVRVARPGRKG, from the coding sequence ATGAGCGAGCCCCACGGCTCCGAGGGCACCACACGACGACTGCCGGTCATGGAGAAACCGGCCGACACCGGCGGGCAGTACGAGGCTCCACCGGTGCTCGACGACGAGCCGGGCGAGCCCGGCGCCAGTGGCCGCTTCTGGTCGGCGCGCCGCGTCCCCGCGGGGATCGTGGCGCTGCTCCTCCTGGTCGTCGCGGGCGCCTTCCTGTACGACGTCGCCGCCGTACGGGCGAACCGGGACGCCCTGTCCTGGCGCCGGGAGCTGGCCCGGCAGCTCGCCGAGCGGCCCCTGGACGACATCTGGGTGCTCGTCGGCGCGGGCGTCGCCGCCGCCCTCGGCCTGTGGCTGATCGTGCTGGCCGTCACCCCCGGCCTGCGCGCCGTCCTGCCGATGCGGCGGCCCCGTCCCGACGTCCGCGCCGGGCTGCACCGGGCCGCCGCGGCCACGGTCCTGCGCGACCGGGCCATGGAGATCGCCGGTGTGCAGTCCGTCCGGGTGCGGGTGGGCCGTGCCCGGGCCGACGTCCGGGCGGTCTCCCACTTCCGTGAACTCGACGACGTCCGCGCCGACCTGGACGCCACACTCGCCCACGCGGTCGGCGGGCTGGGCCTGGACCGGCCGCTCGCGCTGGCGGTGCGGGTGGCACGACCCGGACGAAAGGGATGA
- a CDS encoding Asp23/Gls24 family envelope stress response protein produces the protein MSDMTERNRTQNENEIEPPVQARRAVKRGGGDPASRGRTTIADGVVEKIAGMAARDVVGVHAMGSGLSRTFGAVRDRVPGGAKSVTRGVKVEVGEVQTALDLEIVVDYGVAIAEVAQAVRENVIAAVERMTGLEVVEVNIAVSDVKLPDEEDEEPESRLQ, from the coding sequence ATGAGTGACATGACGGAGCGGAACCGGACGCAGAACGAGAACGAGATCGAGCCGCCGGTGCAGGCCCGCAGGGCCGTCAAGCGCGGCGGCGGGGACCCGGCGAGCCGGGGACGGACCACCATCGCGGACGGCGTGGTGGAGAAGATCGCCGGGATGGCCGCCAGGGACGTCGTCGGGGTGCACGCGATGGGCAGCGGGCTGAGCCGCACCTTCGGCGCCGTCCGGGACCGGGTCCCGGGCGGGGCGAAGTCGGTCACGCGCGGGGTCAAGGTCGAGGTGGGCGAGGTGCAGACCGCGCTCGACCTGGAGATCGTCGTCGACTACGGCGTGGCGATCGCCGAGGTGGCCCAGGCCGTGCGGGAGAACGTCATCGCGGCGGTGGAACGGATGACCGGCCTGGAGGTCGTCGAGGTCAACATCGCGGTGAGCGACGTGAAGCTGCCGGACGAAGAGGACGAGGAGCCGGAGTCCCGGCTCCAGTGA
- a CDS encoding nucleopolyhedrovirus P10 family protein encodes MTAHQWTQTVRQQMRLGRFLPLGDARDGAWISETAAGAVLRRAAESVREVRLDAVRIGLADPQDAYEPAVPPPPSALPPGPLLVTAEFAATASEPLPATAARLRALLAAAAEGLGLVVAEVDLRVTGLLDEEPEPLPARAPEPASATAGGDADEEHAADAALAVPGVRRLTGTLGRPVHIGEGQHGPTALPRRHVRLELAVGADHRALEVVREVRATVGRALPDQPTVAVLVTAVG; translated from the coding sequence ATGACGGCGCACCAGTGGACGCAGACGGTACGGCAGCAGATGCGGCTCGGCAGGTTCCTGCCCCTGGGAGACGCGCGCGACGGCGCGTGGATCTCCGAGACGGCGGCCGGCGCGGTGCTGCGGCGCGCGGCGGAGAGCGTGCGCGAGGTACGGCTGGACGCGGTGCGGATCGGGCTCGCCGATCCGCAGGACGCGTACGAGCCCGCCGTACCGCCGCCGCCGAGCGCCCTGCCGCCCGGCCCGCTGCTCGTGACGGCGGAGTTCGCCGCCACGGCGTCCGAGCCGCTGCCGGCGACGGCGGCGCGCCTGCGCGCGCTGCTGGCGGCCGCGGCGGAGGGCCTCGGCCTGGTGGTGGCGGAGGTGGACCTGCGGGTGACGGGACTGCTGGACGAGGAGCCGGAGCCCCTTCCGGCGCGAGCGCCGGAACCGGCCTCGGCCACGGCGGGCGGGGACGCCGACGAGGAGCACGCGGCCGACGCGGCCCTGGCCGTGCCGGGTGTGCGTCGGCTGACGGGCACGCTGGGCCGCCCGGTGCACATCGGGGAAGGGCAGCACGGACCGACCGCCCTGCCCCGCCGCCACGTCCGCCTGGAACTGGCGGTGGGCGCGGACCACCGGGCACTGGAGGTGGTCCGGGAGGTCCGCGCGACGGTGGGACGGGCGCTGCCGGATCAGCCGACGGTGGCGGTACTGGTGACCGCCGTCGGGTGA
- a CDS encoding enoyl-CoA hydratase/isomerase family protein: protein MASPDQDVVSETPALDKDGVRLTVDDAIATVTLTNPAKRNAQSPALWRALAEAGRVLPGSVRVVVLRAEGRSFSAGLDRQAFTPEGFDGEPSFIDLARGTDAELDATIAGYQEGFTWWRRSDLVSIAAVRGHAIGAGFQLALACDLRVVADDVQFAMRETSLGLVPDLTGTHPLVGLVGYARALEICATGRFVHAEEAVQTGLANVAVPPDQLDGAVRDLASALLAAPRDAVIETKALLRGAQDRTYEDQRAAERAAQARRLRDLAGVGE from the coding sequence ATGGCTTCGCCCGACCAGGACGTTGTTTCCGAAACTCCAGCACTGGACAAGGACGGCGTACGGCTCACCGTCGACGACGCGATCGCCACGGTGACGCTGACCAACCCGGCCAAGCGCAACGCCCAGAGTCCCGCTCTGTGGCGGGCGTTGGCCGAAGCCGGGCGGGTCCTGCCGGGCTCCGTCCGTGTCGTCGTGCTGCGTGCCGAGGGCAGGTCCTTCTCCGCCGGACTCGACCGGCAGGCGTTCACACCCGAGGGCTTCGACGGTGAGCCGTCGTTCATAGACCTCGCGCGGGGTACGGACGCCGAGCTGGACGCGACCATCGCCGGGTACCAGGAGGGCTTCACCTGGTGGCGACGGAGCGACCTCGTGTCCATCGCCGCGGTGCGGGGACATGCCATCGGGGCGGGCTTCCAGCTCGCGCTCGCCTGTGATCTGCGCGTCGTCGCCGACGACGTGCAGTTCGCCATGCGCGAGACCAGCCTCGGACTCGTCCCGGACCTGACCGGTACCCACCCACTGGTGGGACTGGTCGGATACGCCCGGGCGCTGGAGATCTGCGCGACCGGCCGGTTCGTGCACGCCGAGGAAGCCGTGCAGACCGGCCTGGCGAACGTGGCGGTGCCGCCGGACCAGCTCGACGGCGCGGTACGGGACCTCGCCTCGGCGCTCCTGGCCGCGCCCCGGGACGCGGTGATCGAGACGAAGGCACTGCTGCGCGGAGCACAGGACCGTACCTACGAGGACCAGCGGGCCGCCGAGCGGGCCGCGCAGGCCCGACGGCTGCGGGACCTGGCCGGCGTCGGCGAGTAG
- a CDS encoding helix-turn-helix domain-containing protein: protein MAETLKKGSRVTGAARDKLAADLKKKYDSGASIRALAEETGRSYGFVHRMLSESGVTLRGRGGATRGKKAASS, encoded by the coding sequence GTGGCCGAGACTCTGAAGAAGGGCAGCCGGGTAACCGGCGCCGCGCGCGACAAGCTCGCGGCAGACCTGAAGAAGAAGTACGACTCCGGTGCGAGCATTCGGGCGCTGGCCGAGGAAACCGGCCGCTCGTATGGCTTCGTACACCGGATGCTCAGCGAATCGGGTGTCACGCTGCGTGGGCGTGGCGGGGCGACGCGGGGCAAGAAAGCCGCTTCGTCCTGA